From the Spirochaetota bacterium genome, the window AAGGCGTCACGATCGCCAGCGCCTCCGGCGACGCCTCTTTCAGAAGAAGCTCGCAGGTTACATCCCGATCCGGATCCGCGTTATCGAAGCGGAACGCCAGGCGGCGCGTCCCCGCCTTCTTCTCGAAATCCACGAAACTCTTTCCCTTTTTAAAATGCAGGTCCCGCGACGCGTCCGCGGGGAACACGATCTCCCCCGGGCGGACTATGTCTATCAGTGAAACGATCACCTTCCCGCTTTTCAAATCGAGAAGCTCCATGCTCCCGAAACCGAGCGTCCCGATGTCGGACACCGTGACCGCGCCGGCATAGTCGTCGGTATAGAAGGTATAGTGCTCCCATATCTTGACCCGCTCCGCCTCCGCGGCAACGCGCGTGCGGTCGAACGCGAACAGGGGCCTGCGCGACCAGCCGGCCGCGGCGAGCGCACCCTTCGCGTCCAGGAGCGGTACCGCGGCCGTATATTCCCTCTGGATCATACGCTCCGTTCCCGGGGGATCGATGGGCGCGATCTTCTTTCCGTGCTGATCCGTGAGCATGCCCGCGTCCCCGGAACATGATAGCATGAACGCGGACACAAGACCGCATAGCGTCATGCGCATGATTTTCATATGGCCTCCTGCAATTATTTACGGCTCACACCTTGAAGAAATCCACCGACTCCTTGAGGTTCGCCGCCATCTGCGCGACCTGGGTGG encodes:
- a CDS encoding DUF2804 domain-containing protein, encoding MKIMRMTLCGLVSAFMLSCSGDAGMLTDQHGKKIAPIDPPGTERMIQREYTAAVPLLDAKGALAAAGWSRRPLFAFDRTRVAAEAERVKIWEHYTFYTDDYAGAVTVSDIGTLGFGSMELLDLKSGKVIVSLIDIVRPGEIVFPADASRDLHFKKGKSFVDFEKKAGTRRLAFRFDNADPDRDVTCELLLKEASPEALAIVTPFNDPALFFYEYKMPSLSVKGSLAYGGKVYDFPAGKSFAVLDWGRGAWPRDNRWLWAAGACYVNGELMSVNLGYGFGEKAPATENGIVYRGRVHKLDKVRWNYDVANYRAPWSFTANDGRLEMKFTPEFLLHSDLKLGEMLGFLSQLWSNFSIGEIMHLLSTKAYLNKVFGHYTGFLVLDDGTKIAIEKMPGFAEQMYQVW